In a genomic window of [Empedobacter] haloabium:
- a CDS encoding TonB-dependent receptor, with protein sequence MNQKLVLKRSVIAVAMAVAAQAAFAQEAQAPIQKVFVTGSNIKRADKEGSSPVQTVSAKQIAATGANTVSELLHSIPAFGSGASVDGSDGGFSNGASTASLRGLGSSSTLILLNGRRITASAYADPNQGKSAVYDLNTIPISAIERVEIFKDGASAVYGSDAIAGVINFITKSDFNGLQLSANISANDDGEYKRENVNGVWGFGDLEQKGWSGFVAFDAAKRHRTTVKEQKDVENDLYRDINTRLNPFSSSLSASPFFYKETKPGSMAFYNNYANRASVINQVNCDKSQQLVGDRNLHNLTAIDTLVGRTFCNFDTNDYNEVQGKGEDANVLSKFTFKLNNDITAFVEASVSRTERYFTAAPRAIRSTAPTTVFTNGGIPSQFQIVLPVGHPDNPFTDARSAVGFRLVNSTNASENINESYRLVAGLQGSVKGWDWETALLWNRGERTERGYGYLYLPTMRRIMTENRTLAATMADPTATRDTENRGFAQVKQIDAKASTSFGKLPGGEIGLALGGEIRQEQIGLTPDLAVQRGDIIGLANSTADGSRVVKSAFVELRTPFFSNFEMDFAGRWDKYPSASNFVPKVGAKWTANEHFTFRGTFAEGFRAPALTQVSPGGVQSFTTVTDTLRCPDGVNPLDGADKVDCSKGVSSLSAANPNLANERSRSLSFGMIVTPTKNLDILIDWYRIKKVDETALLGAQTVIDHESEYPGLVVRDTNPNNWVIGADGKVIPNSGAITQVNRSYVNQGSTEVSGIDLEITHRLPLGDLGKVTTSLNWAYLAEFRRAEHYGDVAHNLAGTRGGLSDWNTSVDDNPRNRGSLSVNWQRGDHSFTATGNYVGGVSLLRRYDNDVTYGQPYCHYGSGQPKGAYSLGGLPKYTDYFGNNCSVAAWTTFDFNYSYSGIKNLVLTFNVKNAFDRKAPYDPAYGSTSDFQGFNDQLHNGKGRYFRLTASYNFW encoded by the coding sequence TTGAATCAGAAGTTGGTTTTGAAGCGCAGCGTGATCGCTGTCGCGATGGCCGTTGCCGCGCAGGCAGCGTTTGCCCAGGAGGCGCAAGCCCCGATCCAGAAGGTCTTCGTGACCGGTTCCAATATCAAACGCGCCGACAAGGAAGGTTCGTCGCCGGTGCAGACCGTATCGGCCAAGCAGATCGCCGCGACGGGCGCGAATACCGTGTCCGAACTGCTGCACTCGATCCCTGCCTTTGGCTCGGGCGCGTCGGTGGACGGTTCCGATGGTGGTTTCTCGAACGGCGCCAGCACCGCGTCGCTGCGCGGCCTCGGTTCGTCCTCCACGCTGATCCTGCTGAACGGCCGCCGCATCACGGCATCGGCCTACGCCGACCCGAACCAGGGCAAATCGGCCGTTTATGACCTGAACACCATTCCAATCTCCGCGATCGAGCGCGTCGAGATCTTCAAGGACGGCGCATCGGCCGTGTACGGCTCCGACGCGATCGCCGGCGTCATCAACTTCATCACGAAGAGCGATTTCAACGGCCTGCAACTGTCGGCCAACATCAGCGCCAACGACGACGGCGAATACAAGCGCGAGAACGTCAACGGCGTGTGGGGCTTCGGCGACCTGGAGCAGAAGGGCTGGAGCGGCTTCGTCGCATTCGACGCCGCCAAGCGCCATCGCACCACGGTGAAGGAGCAGAAGGACGTCGAGAACGACCTGTACCGCGACATCAATACCCGCCTGAATCCGTTCTCCAGCTCGCTGTCGGCATCGCCGTTCTTCTACAAGGAAACGAAGCCGGGCAGCATGGCGTTCTACAACAACTACGCCAACCGCGCCAGCGTCATCAACCAGGTCAACTGCGACAAGTCGCAGCAGCTGGTGGGCGACCGCAACCTGCACAACCTGACGGCCATCGACACGCTGGTCGGCCGCACGTTCTGTAACTTCGACACCAACGACTACAACGAAGTGCAGGGCAAGGGCGAGGACGCGAACGTGCTGTCCAAGTTCACCTTCAAGCTCAACAACGACATCACGGCCTTCGTCGAAGCATCGGTCAGCCGCACCGAGCGCTACTTCACCGCGGCACCGCGCGCCATCCGTTCGACGGCGCCGACCACCGTGTTCACGAACGGCGGCATCCCGTCGCAGTTCCAGATCGTGCTGCCGGTGGGCCATCCGGACAATCCGTTCACGGATGCCCGTTCCGCTGTCGGCTTCCGCCTGGTGAACTCGACCAACGCGTCGGAGAACATCAACGAATCGTACCGCCTGGTCGCCGGCCTGCAAGGCAGCGTCAAGGGCTGGGACTGGGAAACCGCCCTGCTGTGGAACCGCGGCGAACGTACCGAGCGCGGCTACGGCTACCTGTACCTGCCGACGATGCGCCGCATCATGACGGAAAACCGTACGCTGGCCGCCACGATGGCCGACCCGACGGCGACCCGCGACACCGAAAACCGTGGCTTCGCGCAAGTCAAGCAGATCGACGCCAAGGCGTCGACGTCGTTCGGCAAGCTGCCTGGCGGCGAAATCGGCCTGGCCCTGGGTGGCGAGATCCGCCAGGAGCAGATCGGCCTGACGCCTGACCTGGCAGTCCAGCGCGGCGACATCATCGGCTTGGCCAACTCCACGGCCGATGGCTCGCGCGTGGTCAAGTCGGCCTTCGTCGAACTGCGCACGCCGTTCTTCAGCAACTTCGAGATGGACTTCGCCGGCCGTTGGGACAAATACCCGAGCGCCAGCAACTTCGTGCCGAAAGTCGGCGCCAAGTGGACCGCCAACGAACACTTCACCTTCCGTGGCACCTTCGCCGAGGGCTTCCGCGCTCCGGCCCTGACCCAGGTGTCGCCAGGTGGCGTGCAGTCGTTCACGACCGTGACCGACACGCTGCGTTGCCCGGACGGCGTCAACCCGCTGGATGGCGCCGACAAGGTCGACTGCTCGAAAGGCGTGTCCAGCCTGTCCGCCGCCAACCCGAACCTGGCCAACGAGCGTTCGCGCAGCCTGTCGTTCGGCATGATCGTCACGCCGACGAAAAACCTGGACATCCTGATCGACTGGTACCGCATCAAGAAGGTCGATGAAACCGCGCTGCTGGGCGCCCAGACCGTGATCGATCACGAGTCCGAATATCCTGGCCTGGTCGTGCGCGACACCAACCCGAACAACTGGGTCATCGGTGCCGACGGCAAGGTCATCCCGAATTCGGGCGCGATCACGCAGGTGAACCGTTCCTACGTCAACCAGGGCAGCACCGAAGTTTCCGGTATCGACCTGGAAATCACCCACCGCCTGCCGCTGGGCGACCTGGGCAAGGTGACGACGTCGCTGAACTGGGCCTACCTGGCCGAGTTCCGCCGCGCCGAGCACTACGGCGACGTCGCGCACAACCTGGCCGGTACCCGTGGCGGCCTGTCCGACTGGAACACCTCGGTCGACGACAACCCGCGCAACCGCGGCTCGCTGTCCGTCAACTGGCAGCGTGGCGACCATTCGTTCACCGCGACCGGCAACTACGTGGGCGGCGTCTCGCTGCTGCGCCGTTACGACAACGACGTGACGTATGGCCAGCCATACTGCCACTACGGTTCCGGCCAGCCGAAGGGCGCCTATTCGCTGGGTGGCCTGCCGAAGTACACCGACTACTTCGGCAACAACTGCTCCGTGGCAGCCTGGACGACGTTCGACTTCAACTACAGCTACTCGGGCATCAAGAACCTGGTGCTGACGTTCAACGTGAAGAACGCGTTCGACCGCAAGGCGCCGTACGATCCTGCCTACGGCAGCACGAGCGACTTCCAGGGCTTCAACGACCAGCTGCACAATGGCAAAGGCCGTTACTTCCGCCTGACCGCCAGCTACAACTTCTGGTGA